The Paenibacillus spongiae nucleotide sequence CGATCAACGACATTGTCAGCGCCGTGAAGAAAAGCGGTATAAATATGAGCAATATCGAATCGCTGATGAAAATGATGATGAAATAAGATGAAATAATGATGGATAAGGACATAAAGTCGAAGGCATGCCCGGCGAATTGCCGTCAGCAACCGCTTCTCGCTGATGTCCTTTTTCTTTATTCAACTCCTCTGCGCTGCCATCTATATTCAGGATACAGGGCTAAAAGTAGCCGAATGTAACGGACAGATGCTATAATAGAACGAATATTCATCGGACAAGGTGGCGTGAATCAACGTGGATGCAATGACAAAAATGTGGGTATCTTTAATCGGGATCGGGTTAATGGCGTTAGCGGCACTTCTAATCACATGGGCGCGATATAAGTTTAAGGGCGTGATTCGATTTATTATGTCGTCCGTCGCTTTTGTTTGTCTGATCGTCGGCGGGATTCTAGGCTTTATATCCATTATATAAGCAAGCGCCGAATCTACATAAGGAAGGCATGACTGATGCCCGTACAGGGCAGACCTTATATATGAATGCAAAGGAAGTGAAGCGGGTGGAAGGAACAGAGTCAATCCGCCAGGCGCTGGCCGTTATAGCCGACGCGGCATCTCGAACAGATGCGGTATGGCTTGTCGGCGGCAGCGCAGGCTTGATGCTGCGCGGGCTGAAGCTGGATGTGCCACCCCGCGATCTGGATTTATATGCCGATAGCCGCGATGCCGCGCTGCTTCATGAAGCGCTGCGGGCGTATGCGATAGATGAGCCCAAGGTAAGCATTAGTACGTTATACCGTTCGGAACTCAGTCATTACCTGATTCACGGCGTACAGGTCGAATTGGTTGGCGGCTTTGTCGTAACAGCCGCCGCAGGCAAATATGTTGTTGAAGTAAGAGAAGAGCTTCAGGAGCTGCAGCTTACGCTTGCTTGCATGGAACGGAGAATCGGCATCGTTCCGCTCGCGCATGAATTGTGGTTCAATGTACTGCGACAGCGCAATGACCGGATCAAGCTGATCGCGGATGCGGTGCGAGCCGAGCCGGAAGCTCATATGAGCGCATTCCGGCAGATCGAAGCGCGTAATGCATTCACGACGGATATGGTCAAGCTTGTGCATGCTTGGATAGGCCAATCAGGAACGGAGGAGCTGCAGTGAATGTTGACATCACGTTTCTTCCATCCGGCCGCAAGGTTGCGGTACGCGCAGGAACGACTGTGCTCGATGCTTCAAGGAAAGCAGGCGTCGCGATTCGTACGCGATGCGGCGGCAAGGCCGCTTGTCTCATGTGCAAGATCACGACGAACGGAGCAGGACTGTCTCCGCTCAGCGAAATCGAACGACGCAAGATAGCCGGGCTCGACAAGCAGGGAATGCGGCTTGCCTGCCAGACGAAGATTACAGGCCGTGCGACGGTCGAGGTTCCCGAGGACCCGCTTAAGGCTGCCGTCCGGAAGCAATTGATGCGGCAGGCCGAAGAAGATGAATTGTGGTAAATAGGAGGACGTAAGAATGTTTCGAATGAAAAGCGCGGTATCTGCGCTTCTGATCGCCATCATGTCAATCGCGCTTTCCGGATGCTTGTATCCGGACGATCAGCTGGAACAGAACCAGAGACCGGCCAAGGATGCGATTCTGAACGTACAGACCGTTATCGATCAATATCAGAAGGATACCGGACTGCTGCCGATCCAGAACAGCAAGCCCGATACCCCGCTGTATGAAAAATATTTGGTGGACTTCGATAAGCTGCAGCGGATGAAATATATAAGCGACATTCCGACCACGGCCTATGAGAAGGGCGGCAGCTACTATTATTTGATCATAGACGAAGAGAAGGATCCTACGATCAAGCTTATGAATCTCGTTATCTATCAACGGATAAACGACGTTCAGATCGCTCTCAAAAACTATGCGGACAAGAACGGCGGCAAGCTGCCGGTGGGAGAGTCCGTCTATCCGGGCTTCAAGCGCATCGATTACAAGAAGCTGGGCACGAGCGAGCCCGACATCCGCAGCGTATTCTCCGGTCAGACGCTCGGAACGATGATGGATGCGGAAGGCAAGGTATATGTGGATTACGGTATCGATATTACCCAAGCGTTAACGAAGCTGGAAGGCGCAAAGCCAGGCCCTGAGCAGGACCTGCGGGAATTGCTTGTCGAGAGCTCCGATTTCGTGCCGGTCAAGTCGGCTGCCTATTATCTTGTCGACGGCGAGCCTCAAGCAGTCATAAACGAATAACGCGGTTTCTTATGTTCCCCCCGTACGCGGACCGTGCGGGGGTATTTTGTTGTGCTCTTATATTTTTGGCATAGGAGAGCCGTTTCTCTCATATATCTCAATCTTGGAAGGGGCGGAGCCTTAAGGAACGGGGAAGAAACGAAAGATTTCAGGAACAGTCGTCATATTTGGGACATTCGCGCAATAAGCTATTACTAGTCCAAATTCATGTACGAGTTGCGTCGCCGCCCTGCTTAAAGAGCGGCGGTTAGGCGGCGGACCCTGACGACTACACAGCAGGAGGCAACGCGGCAGTAACGGTACGTCCATGTACTGGCGAAATTCGATTGGGAGGGGATATCAGTGGAGAAAGTGGACATTTTCAAGGACATTGCCGAACGAACCGGCGGGGATATTTACCTCGGCGTTGTCGGTGCGGTCCGCACAGGCAAATCAACCTTCATCAAACGGTTCATGGAGACGGTTGTTCTGCCGAACATTACGAATGATGCCGATCGTGTGAGAGCGATTGACGAACTGCCGCAAAGCGCGGCAGGCAAAACAATCATGACGACGGAGCCGAAATTCGTACCGAACCAGGCTGTGCAGCTGAGGGTCGCCGAAGGCCTCGACGTGAACATCCGGCTCGTGGATTGCGTTGGGTACGCAGTGGAAGGAGCCAAAGGCTATGAGGACGAGAACGGCCCGCGGATGATTACGACACCTTGGTTCGAGGAGCCGATTCCGTTCCAGGAAGCAGCCGAGATCGGCACGCGTAAAGTCATTCAAGAGCATTCTACGCTGGGGGTCGTCGTCACGACGGATGGCACGATTGCCGAAATCCCCCGCAGCTCTTATGTAGAAGCCGAAGAGCGCGTCGTGAATGAGCTGAAGGAAGTCGGCAAGCCATTCGTTCTCATCGTGAATTCCACGAGACCGCGGAGCGACGAAGCGCTCCAGCTTCGCAACGAGCTGCAGGCGAAATACGATATACCGGTAATGACGATGAGCGTCGCCAGCATGGGTGAAGAAGACGTAATGTCCGTTCTTCGCGAAGTGCTCTACGAGTTTCCTGTTCACGAAGTGAACGTCAATCTTCCGAGCTGGGTCATGGTGCTGAACGACCAGCATTGGCTGCGCAGCAATTATGAGCACTCGGTTCGGGATACAGTCAAAGATATTCGCCGTTTGCGTGACGTCGACCGGGTCGTCAGCCAGTTTATGGAGTATGACTTTATTGCCCGGGCCGGACTCAGCGGCATGAATATGGGGCAAGGCGTCGCGGAGATCGACCTCTATGCCCCGGACGAACTATACGACCAGATTCTGATGGAAGTCGTGGGCGTCGAAATTCGAGGCAAGGATCATCTGCTCCAGCTCATGCAGGAGTTCTCGCATGCGAAACGGGAGTACGACCGGTTCCAGGAAGCGCTGGAGATGGTCAAAACGACAGGCTACGGCATCGCGGCCCCTACGCTTGCGGAGATGGAGCTCGATGAGCCGGAATTGATCCGTCAAGGCTCGCGCTTCGGCGTCAGGCTGAAAGCGACGGCTCCTTCGATTCATATGATCCGTGTCGATGTCGAATCGGAATTCGCGCCGATCATCGGAACGGAGAAGCAGAGCGAGGAGCTCGTCCGGTATCTGATGCAGGACTTCGAGAACGATCCGATCAAGGTGTGGGATTCCGATATGTTCGGCCGCTCCCTCCATTCCATCGTAAGAGAAGGCATCCAGGGGAAAATCGCGATGATGCCGGACAACGCGCGCTACAAGCTGCAGGAGACGCTTGGACGCATTATTAACGAAGGATCGGGCGGCTTGATTGCGATCATATTATAAGTTTATGACAAGGGGTGCGCCGAGGGGCGTGCCCTCTTTTCGATTGTTTGGGACAGGGATCGACAAATCTTTCTCCGATCCTGGCATACGACATGAAACCGGGATAATACGATAAGGCATTTATGATTGCTATATTTACAGGCAGCATAAACTTTTCCCTGGTCCTGACCGATATTCTATTTTAGGCGATATTTTGAACGGCTAGCATCGTGAGGATATCGATTTACACATCGGTTCGGTTGATTGCCATTGGAATCCTTCAACACGTACGCTGCTTGATCAACCAGCTTAAGGACGAGGGCCGTTTGAACTGCTGCCGATACTCCATTTATTCTTCTTGTATCCAGAAGCTGCTACTTTCATCCATTTGCACCGTAAAAAGACGTGAAAATCTAGGTCTGACGCGGTAAAAACGGCTCTCCCTCTTGAAATTCTAATATGTCTGTATTACTATAAGTTTGTTCATGGTTCAGCAGGAATGGATTTCACATCGTACCATTTTCTGAATCATTGCCCCGGTGAGTATCGCAATCATCAGGCAACGAATCGCTTCTTCCGGGACTTGAAGGTATATTTTTGTACGTTTCGGTTAAACAGAATGATAATGAAGCGCTGTAAGGGGAGGTGAATGAAAATGAACAAAACGGAACTAATTGCGAAAGTGGCTGAATTGACCGACCTTTCCAAGAAGGACGCTTCGAAAGCGGTTGACGCTGTATTCGATGCGATCTCCGACGCACTGCAAGGCGGGGACAAAGTTCAACTCGTCGGCTTCGGAAACTTCGAGGTGAAAAGCCGCGAAGCCCGTAAAGGACGCAATCCGCAAACAGGTCAGGAAATCGACATTCCAGCGAGCAAGATCCCTTCGTTCAAAGCGGGTAAGTCGCTGAAAGATCTGGTATCCCAATAATTGTCTGCGCCGCTGGCGCCGCTAACGTCCGAATGCCTATGCATTCGGACGTTTTTTTACCCGAGACTATTGACATCGGGATGCAAATCCAGTAGACTCATCCTTGCAGTTCTCGGGAATCCAGCGTAAACGTACGCCGGTCTATATCCCGGTTCTTGTCGGGTGTTAGCTCAGCTTGGTAGAGCGCTACCTTGGGGTGGTAGAGGTCGCCAGTTCAAATCCGGTACACCCGACCATGCATACAATAAGCCATAACTGCCGTCCGGATGATTTGTTCGGGAGGCAGTTTTTTTAAAATGTAACGTGATGAGAGGAGATGTGTTCATGAGTGCTTCGGAAAGCGACTACATCGTGATTAAGGCCAAGGCGCAAGGCGTTCAAGTCATCGGCTTGACACGCGGTACGGATACGAAGTTTCATCATACGGAGAAGCTGGATAAGAATGAGGTATTGATCGTTCAATTTACGGATCATACGTCGGCTATCAAAATTCGCGGCAATGCAACCGTAACTACGAAACATGGAGTCATTGAAACCGAGACCTAGATGCCGTTGATAGCAGCCGCATAACACGTTTCCTGTTCCGTTCGTCCAAGCAGGCATAGCCTGCTTTTTTTCTTTGTACAATAAGAGTGTAGGACATTCGATGTACGGAGGCGTTCAGGTTATGCGAATAGGAAAGAGGTTCCTGGCGGCGGCGATGGTCGCAGCGGCTGCAGCCGTACTGCTGACGCTAGTGCCGTTCGCCGAACAGCGGAAGGATAAGGACCGCAGCGAGGTGGCCGTCTTTCATGCGGCGCCGATTACGCGGCTCAGCTCCGGCAATTTGGTCGATTCGATGATCGGACTCCAATTACAGCTGCCGATCCGGAAGGTCGATTGGAAGCAGGGGGTTCTATCCCTTGATTTGTCGGTGAATGGCAATGCGGAGGATTCGCAGGACTGGATGGCGGATTTGGAGCGGCTGCTGTACCTGGCATTCGTCCAGACGGACAATGTCAACCGGGTGCTGGTCCGATATATTGCCGAGGGAGACCCGACAAGTGAACCGGGGAAGCTGCTGCTTCAGGCGGCCGTCGATGTGCGCCGAACCGATCCATGGATCGGGACGGAGTTGTCCGAATTGGATAAAGCGCAGCCTTACACCGATTACATATGGAGACAGCGGCTGCGCATGTCATTCGTCCAGGACAATGGAATGTGACCAGGCACGCGGTCAGGACGGCTTTCGTTCCCTAATTCTGCTGGAATTGAGCCGTCCCCGGCTTGTAGCGCAATGAAATACAACATGCTATAATAATTTAGATTATAGAACAGCAAGACTTTCGCTGCTCTGCCCGGAGGCTTGACGGATGAAACCGAACAAAATATACGAAATGGCAAAAAAATATGTAGAATACGACATGATCCAAAAGCATACCGAGCTCCCGGCCTTTCCCGATTCGCGGATTCGGCTGCTTTTCGCTTTTTTGGCCAATCAGCGCACGCCTCTGCTGCACAGCGAACTGTATTCTCTTGTTGTATCCCTGGTTCAGCTCGGTATGGATACCCACGATCGGATCGACTCCGATTCGGGACGCGTGAACGAACGCGAGATGCGCTCCCGTCAGTTGAAGGTGCTAGCCGGCGACTACTTCAGCAGCCGGTTTTTTCAGCTTCTGGCGCAAGCCGGGCAGATCGATATGATTCGTCTCATCAGCGATCGTGTATGCGAGGTGAACCGGCTGAAGATCAATTTGTATATGCGCATGAAACAGCTGAAGTTAAGCGCGGATGAATATTTGAATCAAAGCGCCATGGTGAAGACAGAGGTTTTCCACGCCTTCACCGGCATTCTGGACGACAAGTTCGTAAAGCCGTGGTCGGAGGCGCTTTTCAGCGTAGGCCGCTGTGAAGCGGTTCTGGAGGAGCTGGCCAAGAGCGACAAGCCCGAGATGTTTACAGGGAGCTGGGGCTACTGGCATGTGCTGTGCGAAGGAACGGAAGAAGAGAAGCGGAAACTTGCGGAGAAGAATAGCGAACCGACTTTTATTCAATTGTTAGTAACGAAATACGATATCAGAAGCCAATTAGCCGAGAAGCTGAAGCATTCCGTTACAAGCATTCAAGCGGCGGCGGCGCGTCTGGATTCCGATAAGCTCGTCCGTGAGCTTGCGCAAATCGGAGAAACATTCATGCGTCCGCTTATGCCGACAGCACCGGCGCTAGGCGAAAGAAGGTGAACGAACAGATGCAATCGAATTCGAAGGAACAGCATGTCCACTCCGTATTTCAAAGCATTGCGCCGAAGTATGATTTCATGAATGATCTGATGAGCTTTCGCAGGCATAAAGCATGGCGCAAGTTTACGATGCGCAAGATGGGCCTTAAACAAGGCGACTCCTCCCTTGATCTTTGCTGCGGCACCTGCGACTGGACGATAGCGCTTGCGCGCGCCAGCGTGAACGGGCCGACCGTCGGCCTCGACTTTAGCCGCAATATGCTTGATGTGGGACAGCTGAAGGTTGAACGTGAAGGATTGGAAGGCCAAATCTCTCTGATCCACGGCAATGCCATGGAGCTTCCGTTCGAGGATAACCGCTTTGATTATGCAACGATCGGATTCGGTCTTCGCAACGTACCGGATCTGGTTCAGGTGCTTAAAGAGATGAAACGGGTTGTCAAGCCCGGCGGGCAGATCGTCTGTCTGGAATTGTCCAAGCCGCTTCATCAGCCGTTCAAGTCCATATACTACTTTTATTTTGAACGTATCTTGCCGCTGATCGGCAAATTGGTCGCCAAGCGCTATGAGCAGTACAAGTGGCTTCCGGAATCATTGAAGACATTCCCGGATCTTAATGAGCTTGCGGAGATTTACCGCAAGATCGGTCTCCGGAACGTACAGGCTTATCCGCTTACCGGCGGTATTGCAGGCCTGCACATCGGAACGAAGGGGACGGACGGAGCATGATTCGCAAACTGCGTATTTTTCTGGAAATGATCAAGTTTGAGCATACGATCTTCGCCCTGCCGTTCGCCTTTATGGGAGCGCTGCTGGGAGCCGTCGTCATGGAGAACCGGCTGCCGGAATGGGGAGAGATCGGATGGATTCTGCTGGCGATGATTGGCGCGAGAAGCGCTGCTATGGGTCTCAACCGAGTCATTGACAGCGCGATCGACAAACGGAACCCGCGGACGGCGATGAGGGCGATTCCGGCCGGACTTCTGCGCGTAAGCGAGGTTCTTCTATTCAGCGCGGTATCATTCGTATTATTGTTCTTGGCATCATCTC carries:
- a CDS encoding DUF2768 domain-containing protein yields the protein MTKMWVSLIGIGLMALAALLITWARYKFKGVIRFIMSSVAFVCLIVGGILGFISII
- a CDS encoding 2Fe-2S iron-sulfur cluster-binding protein: MNVDITFLPSGRKVAVRAGTTVLDASRKAGVAIRTRCGGKAACLMCKITTNGAGLSPLSEIERRKIAGLDKQGMRLACQTKITGRATVEVPEDPLKAAVRKQLMRQAEEDELW
- the spoIVA gene encoding stage IV sporulation protein A — encoded protein: MEKVDIFKDIAERTGGDIYLGVVGAVRTGKSTFIKRFMETVVLPNITNDADRVRAIDELPQSAAGKTIMTTEPKFVPNQAVQLRVAEGLDVNIRLVDCVGYAVEGAKGYEDENGPRMITTPWFEEPIPFQEAAEIGTRKVIQEHSTLGVVVTTDGTIAEIPRSSYVEAEERVVNELKEVGKPFVLIVNSTRPRSDEALQLRNELQAKYDIPVMTMSVASMGEEDVMSVLREVLYEFPVHEVNVNLPSWVMVLNDQHWLRSNYEHSVRDTVKDIRRLRDVDRVVSQFMEYDFIARAGLSGMNMGQGVAEIDLYAPDELYDQILMEVVGVEIRGKDHLLQLMQEFSHAKREYDRFQEALEMVKTTGYGIAAPTLAEMELDEPELIRQGSRFGVRLKATAPSIHMIRVDVESEFAPIIGTEKQSEELVRYLMQDFENDPIKVWDSDMFGRSLHSIVREGIQGKIAMMPDNARYKLQETLGRIINEGSGGLIAIIL
- a CDS encoding HU family DNA-binding protein; the protein is MNKTELIAKVAELTDLSKKDASKAVDAVFDAISDALQGGDKVQLVGFGNFEVKSREARKGRNPQTGQEIDIPASKIPSFKAGKSLKDLVSQ
- the mtrB gene encoding trp RNA-binding attenuation protein MtrB, producing the protein MSASESDYIVIKAKAQGVQVIGLTRGTDTKFHHTEKLDKNEVLIVQFTDHTSAIKIRGNATVTTKHGVIETET
- a CDS encoding heptaprenyl diphosphate synthase component 1, with the protein product MKPNKIYEMAKKYVEYDMIQKHTELPAFPDSRIRLLFAFLANQRTPLLHSELYSLVVSLVQLGMDTHDRIDSDSGRVNEREMRSRQLKVLAGDYFSSRFFQLLAQAGQIDMIRLISDRVCEVNRLKINLYMRMKQLKLSADEYLNQSAMVKTEVFHAFTGILDDKFVKPWSEALFSVGRCEAVLEELAKSDKPEMFTGSWGYWHVLCEGTEEEKRKLAEKNSEPTFIQLLVTKYDIRSQLAEKLKHSVTSIQAAAARLDSDKLVRELAQIGETFMRPLMPTAPALGERR
- a CDS encoding demethylmenaquinone methyltransferase — translated: MQSNSKEQHVHSVFQSIAPKYDFMNDLMSFRRHKAWRKFTMRKMGLKQGDSSLDLCCGTCDWTIALARASVNGPTVGLDFSRNMLDVGQLKVEREGLEGQISLIHGNAMELPFEDNRFDYATIGFGLRNVPDLVQVLKEMKRVVKPGGQIVCLELSKPLHQPFKSIYYFYFERILPLIGKLVAKRYEQYKWLPESLKTFPDLNELAEIYRKIGLRNVQAYPLTGGIAGLHIGTKGTDGA